Proteins encoded by one window of Anomalospiza imberbis isolate Cuckoo-Finch-1a 21T00152 chromosome 20, ASM3175350v1, whole genome shotgun sequence:
- the LOC137485501 gene encoding C-C motif chemokine 4 homolog has translation MMKVSAAGLALLLIVAAFSQTFSGPAGLNMPICCFTYSQHKLPWKLIQRHYITSSSCPQPAIVFVTKEGRQVCANPENTWVRSYLKILEQN, from the exons ATGATGAAGGTCTCTGCAGCTGGATTGGCTCTTCTCCTCATTGTAGCCGCCTTCTCCCAAACTTTCTCTGGCCCAG CTGGACTCAACATGCCAATCTGCTGTTTCACATATAGCCAGCACAAACTCCCATGGAAGCTCATCCAGCGTCATTAcatcaccagcagcagctgtcctCAGCCGGCCATCGT ATTTGTCACAAAGGAAGGCCGCCAGGTCTGTGCCAATCCTGAAAACACCTGGGTCCGAAGCTACTTGAAAATTTTGGAGCAGAACTGA